GGTGCGACTAAAGTATAACTCCCCATGTTTTCTAAAAACAATCAAAAAATTTTAAACATTTCGTGTGTGTTTCTTTAACATTTTGTGACATATATTTACAAAACTTTCTTTTTGATTTATTTAAAATAACAAATATCTTTATTAACTGATACCAAAAATTTTATTTATGAATAATTTATTCAAGTTAACTTTTAAACAATTTAATCGCAGTATATCTTGTTAATCTGCTTTTTATAATTTATAATATTAACTGTGTATGGTGTGTATGTTGTGTATGTTGTACCATAACACTTATCGATAAAGAGGTTGTTTAATGAAAATAGTCTTAAGTAATGTATCAAGTATGCCTTTATATCAACAGATAAAGGAGCAAATTAAAGAATCTATATTTAACAATGAATTAAAAGAGGGTGAACAATTACCATCAATCCGCTCACTTGCTAACGACTTACATGTAAGTGTACTTACTACAAAAAGAGTTTATGCAGAATTAGAAACAGAAGGCTTTATTATTACAAAGGTTGGAAAAGGGACCTATGTAGCTCCTACAAATTTAGAGTTGTTAATGGAGTCCAAACGCCGGATGGTAGAAGTTAAACTTACTGAAGTTTGTCAAATGGCACGTAGTATAGGTATTCATGCAGATGATCTCCATTCAATTTTAGATTTAATTTTAGAGGAGGAGAATGAAAAATGAATGTTGTGTTAGAAGTAAATAATTTAAATAAATCTTACGAGAATTTTTCGTTAAAAGATGTTACCTTTTCACTTAATACAGACTGTATAACAGGATTTATCGGTACAAATGGTTCTGGAAAGACCACTACAATTAAAGCGATTTTAGGTCTCATTTTAAAAGATTCTGGGAAAATTAATTTTCTAGGGAAAGATATGGATAAGCATGAAAGAAAGTCTAAAAACAAAATTGGTATCGTGCTAGATGAAGGCTATTTTTATGATGAATTAACAGTAAAGGAAATGAAAAATGTTATTGCTCCATCCTACACTGAATGGGATGAACCAGTTTTCCAAAATTACATTAAAAAGTTTAACTTAAATCTAGAACAAAAAATCTCTACTCTATCCAAAGGAATGCGAATGAAATTTGCAGTTGCATTAGCCCTATCCCATCATGCAGATTTATTAATAATGGATGAACCAACAAGTGGCTTGGATCCATTAGTACGGAGTGAATTAATGGATATTCTCCTTGATTTCATGAAAGAGCCGGGGAAAAGCGTATTTTTTTCCACTCATATTACATCTGATTTAGATAAAATTGCTGATATGATTATTTTAATTGATAATGGAAAAGTTTTAGTTAATGATGAAAAAGATGTTTTAATAGACACACATGCATTGGTAAAGGGCGACAACCGCTTAATTAATGAACAAACAAGACCTCTTTTTTTAAATTTACATCAAACTCACTATGGATTTGAAGGGATTACTAATAAAAAAGATGATGTACGTCGACTCATGCCTGATGTATTAATAGAAAGACCAACTATTGAGGATATTATGCTTTCATATATTGGGGGGAACACCCATGTTAATTAACCTAGTGATGAAAGACTTTTTGTTAGTCAAAAAATATTTTCTAATCTTACTCGTTTTTGCTGCTATAGCTCCTATTTATCTTTCTTCACAATTACAATTAAACGATGGCGGTCTTGTTAGCTTTCTTTTAACCGTTATTTTGATGGAATATATTTTGTTCGGAACAGTATCCAAATTTGAGGACCAGTACAAGGGAGCGGCTTTACTTTGTGCTACCCCGTACACTCGAAGCGCATTTGTAAAAGCGAAGTACCTTTTTCTTTTTGTAATTTTTATTTGTGCAGCTATTATCCGTATAATCATTTCAGTTGTCGCCCCATCGGGTATAGAAAGCCTTAGCGCTATTGCTCTTGGAATAACGTTTTTAACTCTAAGTATTTTATTTGGTGTACTACTTCCTGTTCAGTTTAAATTTGGTTATGACAAAACAAAAATCATATCACTTTTAACTGCTTTTTTAATACCTTTTGTTGCTCCTACTCTTATAAGGGGACTACAATCAAGCAATATTGATTTCAAAAGTATTTTTCCATTCTCACCAACTGTCCTAACATGGATGCCTTGTTTCATCTCAATTATTATTGGTTTTATATCAATGATAATATCTCTAAAAGTATATGCAAAAAAAGATTTATAATTTAAATTTAAAATCATAGGAATGAGTAATTAAACACTTTATATATTTAATTACTCATTCCCTTTTATTTAATGCTCTTCTCTAATGAACCTATTCCTAAAATACATTTTATCAATATCAAAGTGAACAAAATTTTCAAATCAATAATTCTCATAATATCTCTTTTCATTAACGATTTAGTAAGATAAGGACTATACATAATATATCAAGAGGATGATTTTATGAAAAAAATAATTAAATTCCTTCTGTTAATTAACTTGATTTTCGGAACTTTCATACCTATCACTGCAGTTTATGCTGAAGAAAAATCACAATATTACACTATACTGTTGAAAAATTATCAAAATCCCCAAAAACTAGCTAGTAAGTTTCAAAAATATGATATGCAAGTAGTCTATAGTGTCCCAGAGATTGGTGTTATACAAGTGAAAGCTACCGAAAAAGCAATGAATATGGTTCATTCGGATCCTAATATAGATTCATATAATAAGTCATTACAATCGTTTAATTCAAGAGAAGTAGCAACCAATGTCTCTTCTCCCCTACCCTTACATGAAATATGGGAGAATCAATGGGATATGCAACAAGTAACCCATAATGGTGATAGCTATAGACTATATCCAGGAACTAAAAATGTAACTGTTGGTATCATTGATTCAGGCATTGATATAAATCATCCTGATTTAAAAGATAACATTTCACCTGGGTCTAAAAATTTAGTGCCTAAAGGTGGGTTTAGAGGGCAAGAATCTCAAGAAACAGGTGAATTAAATCGCCTAATAGATCTAAGAGGGCATGGAACTTTTACTGCTGGACAGGTTGCAGCTAATGGTTTTATGAAAGGGGCTGCTCCTGGTATTGGAATTAAAATGTATAGAGTGTTTGGTAATGGAGCAGGTGAGGCTATTTGGGTTATTAAAGCCATAGTTGAAGCTGCAAAAGATAATGTTGATGTTATTAATTTAAGTTTAGGAGAATACCTCATCAATGGTATAGTATCTTCTTCATACGGTGAATCTAGTGAGGAATTATCCGAAATTAAAGCTTATAAAAAAGCCATTAAATATGCTAAATCAAAGGGAAGTGTTATAGTTGCTGCGGCTGGTAATGACGCTCTTAATGTTACTAACAAGCAAGAAATGAATGATTTTTTCAGAAAAAAAAATGAAAATACTGGGGTAACATTTAATGGAGAAATATTAGATATTCCTGCTGAGTTGCCTAATGTAGTAACAGTTTCATCTGTTGGCCCACCTAAATTACTCTCCTTATTTTCAAATTATGGTGAAAGTTTTATAGATATTGCTGCACCTGGAGGAGATAATAGATTATTTCAGCAATATGGTTTAGAACAGTGGGTAAAAAATAAGTTAATGTTAAAAGAACTAATATTAACTACCGCTCCTGGTGGTGGTTATGCTCTCTCTGTAGGTGTTTCACTTGCTGCTCCAAAAGTATCAGGTGCTTTAGCATTAATTATTGATAAAAATAAATTTAAAAACAACCCCGATAAGGCCGTGAGATATCTTTATAAAAATGGGGTTAGCAATGATACCCCTATTAATAAAAGTTTTTATGGTAATGGTTTTCTTGATGTCTATAAGGCACTTTCCCAATAAAATATATACACTACAATATGGTATTAAAATAATAATTGATAGTGAATTTTTGATGGAACCTTTATTTAATGAATTCCCCGAAAGAATTCTCCTTCCTCAAGCGTGTGAAGGGCGTAGACCAACGGTAGGTGGGAGATGCATTTCGGTTTGGCATATAAACTAGCTATATGAAGTTCTTTGATAACTTGATATAGGACGTTGAAGGAAGAAAATGAAGTGCGAAAACCATGCCATTTGGTTCCTGCGTAAAATATCAATTGTACCAAAAGAACAATCATACGAAGGACATCTAGGGTGGAACACCCCTAAGTAACGATCAGGGAGCCGAAAGCTTACTTTCGCCATGGAACTGAGAATCCCCCACTTCAAACTTTCCTAAGTGGCGTGTAGTTCACAACAAATCTAATAATGAGAATATGGATACTAAATTTACTCTCAAAAACAGAAACCTAACTGCATACCTTCTGAAAGTAAACATAAGAAAAACGTTCTACTCCATATGAGTAGAACGTCTTCTCACTTTAATTCATATATTTTTTTGGACTTATTTATTTTGTGTCGTATTTAAAAAATTAATAAATTCATCTTCATTTACAGGCTTACTGTAGTAATAACCTTGAATTAGATAACATGCATTTTGTTGTAACACTGTTAATTGCTCCTTCGTTTCTACCCCTTCTGCTATTACTTTCATATTTAAAGTATGGGCTAACGAAATAATTGTTTGTATAATTTCATCTCCATCATTTGAAGTTCCAATCCTATTCACAAATTCTCTTGGAATTTTCAAAGTATCAATTGGATACAAAGGTAGATACGCTAATGAAGAATATCCTGTACCAAAATCATCAATTGATAAATGTACACCATATGATTTTAAGTCTTTTAACTTCGATAAAGTTTCTTTCTCATCTACCATTGCTATTCGCTCTGTTAATTCCAAATCAATCAAGTTAACTGGTACTCCTATTTCTTCTATGGTAGAAATAATCGTTTGAACAAAATCTTTCTGTTCAAACTCTATAGCTGATAAATTTATCCCCATCTTTAAATTTGAGTAGCCCGCAGAATGCCATTCTTTTAGTTGCCGACACGCTTCCTGTAACGTCCATTTCCCAATTGAAATAATCTGCGACGTTTCTTCCGCGATAGATATAAACTCAAAAGGTGAAATTAGCCCAAGCTCTGAATGTTGCCAACGTATTAAAGCCTCTGCACCAACAACCTTTCCTGTCTTACTATCAACTTGTGGTTGATACAATAAAAACAACTCATTATTTTCAATTGCATTCGGTAAATCCTGTTCTAATTGTAATCGTCTTGTTATTTTTTGAGATAATGTCTCGTCGTACATACAAACAGCATTGTTACCTTTTTCCTTTGCGCTATACATGGCGATATCAGCATGTTGTAAAAGTGTAGTAGTGTTTATTCCTCCAAACGGATACACTGCTATTCCTATACTAAGAGATAAGTAAAAACTATGCTGATTGACTACAAATGGTTTTTCAGTTATACGAAACAGATTTTCACATAAATCCAATAGCTGTTGTTCTGTGTGGTTATGGACTAAGACTGCAAACTCATCTCCCCCTATTCTCGCTAGAGGAATAGAAGGTAACAGACATGTCCTAAAACGTTTAGCAACTTCTTTTAAAACGCTATCACCAATTGAATGTCCCATTGTATCATTAATAGTCTTAAAACGATTTAAATCTATATACAAGAGTCCAAATTCACCCTGCGTTTTTTGTGCACGCTCAATGGATTTTTCTAATTCTTGTTGGAAGAATATTCGATTTCCAATCTCCGTCACTGTATCATGGAATGCTAGATAGTTTATCTTATCTTGTTGTTGCTTCATTTTCGTAATGTCTTTTACCATTACATAACTCCCAAAAGTTTGTCCTTCTATCATAATAGGAACAATAGTGACATACCAAAAATATATATCCTTCTCATTATTATTTTTCACACGTAACTGTAA
This DNA window, taken from Bacillus paramycoides, encodes the following:
- a CDS encoding ABC transporter ATP-binding protein codes for the protein MNVVLEVNNLNKSYENFSLKDVTFSLNTDCITGFIGTNGSGKTTTIKAILGLILKDSGKINFLGKDMDKHERKSKNKIGIVLDEGYFYDELTVKEMKNVIAPSYTEWDEPVFQNYIKKFNLNLEQKISTLSKGMRMKFAVALALSHHADLLIMDEPTSGLDPLVRSELMDILLDFMKEPGKSVFFSTHITSDLDKIADMIILIDNGKVLVNDEKDVLIDTHALVKGDNRLINEQTRPLFLNLHQTHYGFEGITNKKDDVRRLMPDVLIERPTIEDIMLSYIGGNTHVN
- a CDS encoding EAL domain-containing protein — protein: MRKHSHVQFYVLISALVAYLSFCFIFLFVFPNEYFVSDFNIRLSSLVVEITVFISLLYSIASRRIKLGVFWVCITIAIGCFLIGNFISAFQVLNVELPIQNFNISDVFLLFFLFFFLFAFFYKIMMECNKWEKAYLICDLCIVVTAIFTLEWYLFNKPSANILFLSIGDVFLSFIFPIIDLLLLLLGVSLIFRPAIFNAKSKLFIFILVLTGLSITDYLYFYLQDDLSHRSLILLRCLYRVFLLFIAIAATIPRRASSRRNYFIINPTFGKKLLVIFPYLAVAILIGFTLKEQTSSSTLITGNCIAFVFVLIRHTIVRMQNKDLTETLKVFNNQLEQKVSQRTADLIKKSNDLVKNQERFKSLYEYHPDPILTIDSNGTVLNINQSGSILLGKDSAALIGKECFSIFLDEDKPELEAVLKVGKRCSSSSLQLRVKNNNEKDIYFWYVTIVPIMIEGQTFGSYVMVKDITKMKQQQDKINYLAFHDTVTEIGNRIFFQQELEKSIERAQKTQGEFGLLYIDLNRFKTINDTMGHSIGDSVLKEVAKRFRTCLLPSIPLARIGGDEFAVLVHNHTEQQLLDLCENLFRITEKPFVVNQHSFYLSLSIGIAVYPFGGINTTTLLQHADIAMYSAKEKGNNAVCMYDETLSQKITRRLQLEQDLPNAIENNELFLLYQPQVDSKTGKVVGAEALIRWQHSELGLISPFEFISIAEETSQIISIGKWTLQEACRQLKEWHSAGYSNLKMGINLSAIEFEQKDFVQTIISTIEEIGVPVNLIDLELTERIAMVDEKETLSKLKDLKSYGVHLSIDDFGTGYSSLAYLPLYPIDTLKIPREFVNRIGTSNDGDEIIQTIISLAHTLNMKVIAEGVETKEQLTVLQQNACYLIQGYYYSKPVNEDEFINFLNTTQNK
- a CDS encoding GntR family transcriptional regulator, which gives rise to MKIVLSNVSSMPLYQQIKEQIKESIFNNELKEGEQLPSIRSLANDLHVSVLTTKRVYAELETEGFIITKVGKGTYVAPTNLELLMESKRRMVEVKLTEVCQMARSIGIHADDLHSILDLILEEENEK
- a CDS encoding ABC-2 transporter permease, which codes for MLINLVMKDFLLVKKYFLILLVFAAIAPIYLSSQLQLNDGGLVSFLLTVILMEYILFGTVSKFEDQYKGAALLCATPYTRSAFVKAKYLFLFVIFICAAIIRIIISVVAPSGIESLSAIALGITFLTLSILFGVLLPVQFKFGYDKTKIISLLTAFLIPFVAPTLIRGLQSSNIDFKSIFPFSPTVLTWMPCFISIIIGFISMIISLKVYAKKDL
- a CDS encoding S8 family peptidase; translation: MKKIIKFLLLINLIFGTFIPITAVYAEEKSQYYTILLKNYQNPQKLASKFQKYDMQVVYSVPEIGVIQVKATEKAMNMVHSDPNIDSYNKSLQSFNSREVATNVSSPLPLHEIWENQWDMQQVTHNGDSYRLYPGTKNVTVGIIDSGIDINHPDLKDNISPGSKNLVPKGGFRGQESQETGELNRLIDLRGHGTFTAGQVAANGFMKGAAPGIGIKMYRVFGNGAGEAIWVIKAIVEAAKDNVDVINLSLGEYLINGIVSSSYGESSEELSEIKAYKKAIKYAKSKGSVIVAAAGNDALNVTNKQEMNDFFRKKNENTGVTFNGEILDIPAELPNVVTVSSVGPPKLLSLFSNYGESFIDIAAPGGDNRLFQQYGLEQWVKNKLMLKELILTTAPGGGYALSVGVSLAAPKVSGALALIIDKNKFKNNPDKAVRYLYKNGVSNDTPINKSFYGNGFLDVYKALSQ